A region of the Nitrospirota bacterium genome:
ATGGGAGGCCAGATAAATGAAAGCAGTTATTCTCGCAGGCGGACTTGGAACAAGATTATCGGAAGAAACAAGTGTGAGGCCAAAACCGATGGTAGAGATTGGAGGAAAGCCGATAATCTGGCATATCATG
Encoded here:
- a CDS encoding NTP transferase domain-containing protein, which gives rise to MKAVILAGGLGTRLSEETSVRPKPMVEIGGKPIIWHIM